In Pirellulales bacterium, a genomic segment contains:
- a CDS encoding DUF1501 domain-containing protein has product MALASLAGRRPLRAAEALNTGERPGGAPLAGLAPGGVLQTLHHPPKARRVIWLYMAGGMSHLETFDHKPKLAELHRQPMPESITKGQQIAQLQGQKLLCFAPQFPFQPFGASGQMMCELWKELGPRCADDMCIIRSLSTEAINHDPAHTFMNTGSMIAGRPAMGSWLLYGLGADSQDLPG; this is encoded by the coding sequence GCGCTGGCCTCGCTGGCAGGCCGCCGTCCGCTGCGCGCGGCCGAAGCGCTCAACACCGGCGAGCGCCCCGGCGGGGCGCCCCTCGCCGGACTGGCGCCCGGTGGCGTCCTGCAGACGTTGCACCATCCGCCCAAGGCTCGCCGGGTGATCTGGCTCTACATGGCCGGCGGGATGAGCCACTTGGAGACGTTCGACCACAAGCCGAAGCTGGCCGAGCTGCACCGTCAGCCGATGCCCGAGTCGATCACCAAGGGCCAGCAGATCGCCCAGCTCCAGGGTCAGAAGCTGCTGTGCTTCGCGCCGCAATTTCCCTTCCAGCCGTTCGGCGCGTCGGGCCAGATGATGTGCGAGCTGTGGAAAGAGCTCGGCCCGCGCTGCGCCGACGACATGTGCATCATCCGGTCGTTGTCGACCGAGGCGATCAACCACGATCCTGCGCACACGTTCATGAACACCGGCTCGATGATCGCGGGCCGGCCGGCGATGGGCTCGTGGCTGCTCTACGGTCTCGGCGCCGACAGCCAGGACTTGCCCGGC